In a single window of the Gossypium hirsutum isolate 1008001.06 chromosome D02, Gossypium_hirsutum_v2.1, whole genome shotgun sequence genome:
- the LOC107907968 gene encoding gamma aminobutyrate transaminase 1, mitochondrial-like has product MGAGGVIPPPATYFEKVQAVVKKYDILFIANEVISAFGRLGTMFGYMPIGAVMVSPQVTEVIYSQSNKLGNFSHGFTYTM; this is encoded by the exons ATGGGAGCAGGTGGTGTTATACCTCCTCCTGCTACTTATTTTGAGAAG GTACAAGCTGTTGTGAAAAAATACGACATACTTTTCATTGCAAACGAG GTTATTTCTGCATTTGGGAGGCTTGGGACAATGTTTGGATATATGCCGATTGGAGCAGTCATGGTGAGCCCTCAAGTAACAGAAGTCATTTATTCTCAAAGCAACAAGCTTG GTAATTTCTCTCATGGATTTACCTACACAATGTGA